Proteins found in one Salinimonas lutimaris genomic segment:
- a CDS encoding TIGR04219 family outer membrane beta-barrel protein encodes MKKSLLALSAAATLVAGPAMADTIAGVYAGVQGWHTSPDGGFASNNNTADFNLESDTQTAAYVAFEHPLPFVPNLKLNYTTLETDGNTALQSDLTFNGDLYTANSNVYTNIDIDTTDIILYYELFDNDLVSFDLGINAKYIDGALEVSDVASNTRGYTEFSGIIPMAYSRVQVGLPFTGLGAYAEGSYLSFDDHKLSDYQVALTYSFIESLALDMTLQVGYRNVDMDIEDLDDVYADMTFDGAFAGLEVHF; translated from the coding sequence ATGAAAAAAAGCCTTTTAGCACTGAGCGCGGCAGCTACTTTGGTGGCAGGTCCGGCAATGGCTGACACTATTGCCGGTGTGTATGCTGGCGTTCAGGGCTGGCATACCAGCCCGGATGGTGGTTTTGCCAGTAACAATAACACCGCAGACTTTAATCTGGAGTCTGATACGCAAACGGCGGCCTATGTGGCATTCGAGCACCCGCTGCCATTTGTACCTAACCTGAAACTAAATTACACCACGCTGGAAACAGACGGGAACACCGCACTACAGTCAGACCTGACTTTTAATGGCGACCTGTACACGGCAAACAGCAATGTGTACACCAATATCGATATCGACACGACAGATATCATTCTGTACTACGAACTGTTTGATAATGATTTGGTCAGCTTTGATCTGGGGATCAATGCCAAATATATTGACGGTGCACTGGAAGTTAGTGATGTGGCCAGCAATACTCGCGGCTACACCGAATTTTCCGGCATTATTCCTATGGCGTATTCCCGGGTTCAGGTAGGCTTGCCGTTTACGGGGCTGGGCGCTTATGCAGAAGGGAGCTATCTGTCTTTTGATGATCACAAACTCAGTGATTACCAGGTAGCCTTGACCTACTCATTTATCGAAAGTCTGGCGCTGGATATGACGTTGCAGGTAGGTTATCGCAATGTCGATATGGACATCGAAGATCTGGATGATGTGTACGCTGACATGACATTTGACGGTGCATTTGCTGGTCTTGAGGTCCACTTCTAG